In one Erythrobacteraceae bacterium WH01K genomic region, the following are encoded:
- a CDS encoding heme exporter protein CcmB encodes MRAFTALLARDLSLLLPIGTGGGSRGGAILPLVFFLAVAMLFPFAVGPDPAVLARTGGGVLWIAALLAAILPLDRLVSADLDEGVFDQLALRGIAEETAMAARLAAHWLAFAPFLILACLPAAALLGLDGEATGLVMLGLLAGTPGLAAIGLIVSAVMAGLRAGTALAGLLFLPLAAPILIFGAGALSRPDSAGLALAGAISLALAALAPFAAGAAIRAARGS; translated from the coding sequence GTGAGAGCCTTCACCGCATTGCTCGCGCGCGACCTGTCGCTGCTCCTGCCCATCGGCACGGGCGGCGGATCGCGCGGCGGGGCAATCCTGCCGCTCGTCTTCTTCCTCGCGGTTGCAATGCTTTTCCCGTTCGCCGTCGGGCCCGACCCCGCCGTGCTCGCAAGGACCGGTGGCGGCGTCCTGTGGATCGCGGCCCTGCTGGCAGCCATCCTCCCCCTAGACCGCTTGGTCAGTGCCGATCTGGACGAAGGCGTATTCGACCAACTGGCTTTACGCGGAATAGCGGAGGAGACGGCGATGGCCGCACGGCTTGCCGCTCACTGGCTGGCCTTTGCCCCGTTCCTGATCCTTGCGTGCCTGCCAGCTGCCGCCCTGCTGGGGCTGGATGGCGAGGCGACCGGATTGGTGATGCTGGGCCTGCTGGCAGGCACGCCCGGGCTGGCGGCCATCGGGCTCATCGTATCGGCCGTCATGGCGGGTCTCAGGGCAGGCACGGCGCTTGCCGGACTGCTGTTCCTGCCGCTTGCCGCGCCCATCCTGATTTTCGGCGCGGGCGCGCTGTCCCGGCCCGACAGCGCCGGACTGGCGCTTGCCGGAGCTATCAGCCTCGCACTCGCCGCGCTGGCCCCGTTCGCCGCCGGGGCGGCCATCAGGGCCGCACGCGGCTCGTAG
- a CDS encoding fasciclin domain-containing protein gives MSTSFPARKRATMIALAASISLAVAACSSSDDDSSTLTTEEASEKTVAALLGGDDRFSAISEVLTDTGVADAFDGAGAYTVLAPENDALGALSGGDDAVAGQEPRVLLIALLRQHILPGEVTPTSIREAIEASGGSVEMRNLAGGLVTFSLDGDAIVIGGEGETSTRIAGDTMIGSNGAVIPVEGPLASLSESE, from the coding sequence ATGAGCACTTCGTTCCCAGCCCGTAAGCGGGCCACCATGATCGCGCTGGCGGCAAGCATCTCTCTTGCCGTCGCAGCCTGCTCTTCGTCCGATGACGATAGTTCCACGCTCACTACGGAGGAAGCATCGGAGAAGACCGTCGCCGCGCTGCTTGGCGGTGACGACCGCTTTTCCGCCATATCGGAAGTCCTGACCGACACCGGGGTCGCCGATGCCTTCGACGGCGCGGGAGCCTACACGGTCCTGGCCCCGGAAAACGATGCTCTGGGCGCCTTGTCCGGTGGCGACGATGCGGTAGCTGGGCAGGAACCTCGGGTGCTCCTGATCGCGCTCCTGCGCCAGCATATTCTGCCCGGCGAAGTGACGCCTACGTCCATCCGCGAGGCTATCGAGGCCTCCGGCGGAAGCGTCGAAATGCGCAATCTCGCCGGCGGTCTCGTGACTTTTTCGCTCGACGGTGACGCCATCGTCATCGGCGGCGAGGGAGAAACGTCGACACGCATCGCCGGCGACACGATGATCGGCAGCAATGGCGCGGTCATACCGGTGGAGGGCCCCCTCGCGTCGCTTTCCGAAAGCGAATAA
- a CDS encoding P-II family nitrogen regulator: protein MKKIEAIIKPFKLDEVKEALHEVGVSGITVTEAKGFGRQKGHTELYRGAEYVVDFLPKVKLEVVVPDASAERVVEAISGAAQTGRIGDGKIFVTNIETALRIRTGETGDDAV from the coding sequence GTGAAAAAGATCGAAGCGATCATCAAACCGTTCAAGCTGGACGAGGTGAAGGAGGCGCTGCACGAAGTGGGCGTGTCCGGCATCACGGTCACCGAAGCCAAGGGTTTCGGCCGGCAGAAGGGCCACACCGAACTCTATCGCGGCGCCGAATATGTCGTCGATTTCCTGCCCAAGGTGAAGCTCGAAGTCGTCGTGCCCGACGCCTCGGCAGAGCGCGTCGTCGAGGCGATCTCCGGCGCGGCCCAGACCGGGCGTATTGGCGACGGCAAGATCTTCGTCACCAATATCGAGACCGCGCTGCGCATCCGTACCGGCGAAACCGGCGACGACGCCGTCTGA
- the argC gene encoding N-acetyl-gamma-glutamyl-phosphate reductase codes for MPTRVFIDGAAGTTGLEIHQRLSGREAFELVVLDDAERKDPAARADALAASDIAILCLPDDAAREAVSLLGPDSATRIIDASSAHRTAPGWIYGFPELVGRRTIAKAARVSNPGCYPTGFLALLAPLIRARLLPADGSYSVNAVSGFSGGGNAMIERYEQDRDIAFRTYGLELSHKHLPEMKVHAGLDHAPVFSPAVIPAYRGMLVEIPLSLGPMRGKVTPDDLLAALKDYYQNAPLVRVHDSVPAEMTIRRDQPVEHDGLDLYVAASPEGQQARLIASLDNLGKGASGAAVQSLNLMAGEPETEGLTLPDSAA; via the coding sequence ATGCCGACACGGGTATTCATCGACGGTGCCGCCGGTACGACCGGACTGGAAATCCACCAGCGACTGAGCGGGCGCGAGGCGTTCGAACTGGTCGTGCTGGACGATGCGGAGCGCAAGGACCCGGCCGCGCGGGCCGACGCCCTCGCCGCGTCCGACATCGCGATCCTGTGTCTGCCCGACGATGCCGCACGCGAGGCCGTGTCGCTGCTCGGCCCGGATTCCGCCACGCGTATCATCGACGCATCCAGCGCGCATCGTACCGCGCCCGGATGGATCTACGGCTTCCCCGAACTCGTCGGACGCCGCACCATCGCCAAGGCCGCGCGGGTCAGCAATCCGGGATGTTATCCGACAGGCTTCCTGGCCCTCCTCGCCCCCCTGATCCGCGCGCGGCTGCTTCCGGCAGACGGTTCGTACAGCGTCAATGCCGTGTCGGGCTTTTCCGGCGGCGGTAACGCCATGATCGAGCGGTACGAGCAGGACCGCGACATTGCTTTCCGTACCTACGGGCTGGAACTGTCGCACAAGCACCTGCCCGAAATGAAGGTCCATGCCGGGCTGGACCATGCACCGGTCTTCTCTCCCGCCGTCATTCCCGCCTATCGCGGCATGCTGGTGGAGATACCCCTCTCGCTCGGCCCGATGCGTGGGAAGGTCACGCCGGACGACCTGCTTGCCGCGCTGAAGGACTATTACCAGAATGCGCCGCTGGTGCGGGTGCATGACAGCGTGCCGGCGGAAATGACGATCCGGCGCGACCAGCCGGTGGAGCATGACGGGCTCGACCTTTATGTCGCCGCCTCGCCGGAGGGGCAGCAGGCGCGCCTGATCGCCTCGCTCGACAATCTGGGCAAGGGGGCGAGCGGTGCGGCCGTGCAATCCCTCAACCTGATGGCCGGCGAACCGGAAACCGAAGGCCTGACTCTGCCCGACAGTGCTGCCTGA
- the glnA gene encoding type I glutamate--ammonia ligase yields MANAKDVLKKIKEHEIEWVDLRFTDPKGKWQHLQMYAGVMDEDALEDGLMFDGSSIEGWKTINESDMILKPDLASSYIDPFSATPMMVLFCDIVEPSDGQLYARDPRSTAKRAEAYLKSTGIGDTVYVGPEPEFFMFDDVRFEDGYSASGYALDDVELPTNSGKEYEGGNMGHRPRAKGGYFPVAPVDSAMDIRAEMVSTMLEMGLPMDKHHHEVAAAQHELGITFGELTQTADRVQIYKYVVHQVAHAYGKTATFMPKPIKDDNGSGMHTHMSIWKDGKPTFAGNEYAGLSETCLHYIGGVIKHAKALNAFTNPTTNSYKRLVPGFEAPVLLAYSARNRSASCRIPYGAGDKAKRVEFRFPDALANPYLSFAALLMAGIDGIENKIHPGDAMDKNLYDLPPAELADVPTVCGSLREALEALEADHDFLLKGDVFSKDQLDAYMELKWDEVLRLETTPSPVEFDMYYSS; encoded by the coding sequence ATGGCAAATGCAAAAGACGTCCTGAAGAAGATCAAGGAACACGAGATCGAGTGGGTCGATCTGCGCTTCACCGATCCCAAGGGCAAATGGCAGCACCTCCAGATGTATGCCGGCGTCATGGACGAAGATGCGCTGGAAGACGGCCTGATGTTCGACGGTTCCTCGATCGAGGGATGGAAGACCATCAACGAGAGCGACATGATCCTGAAGCCGGATCTCGCCTCCAGCTATATCGATCCCTTCTCCGCCACGCCGATGATGGTGCTGTTCTGCGATATCGTGGAACCGTCCGACGGCCAGCTCTACGCCCGCGACCCGCGCTCGACGGCGAAACGCGCCGAGGCGTACCTGAAATCGACCGGCATCGGTGACACGGTCTATGTCGGGCCGGAACCGGAATTCTTCATGTTCGACGATGTCCGTTTCGAAGACGGCTATTCGGCCTCGGGCTATGCCCTCGACGACGTGGAACTGCCGACCAATTCGGGCAAGGAATACGAAGGCGGCAACATGGGCCACCGCCCGCGTGCCAAGGGTGGGTACTTCCCAGTCGCGCCGGTCGACAGTGCGATGGACATCCGCGCTGAAATGGTTTCGACCATGCTGGAAATGGGCTTGCCCATGGACAAGCATCACCACGAAGTGGCCGCCGCGCAGCACGAGCTGGGCATTACGTTCGGCGAACTGACGCAGACCGCCGACCGGGTGCAGATCTACAAGTATGTCGTGCACCAGGTCGCCCATGCCTATGGCAAGACCGCGACCTTCATGCCCAAGCCGATCAAGGACGATAACGGCAGCGGCATGCACACCCACATGTCGATTTGGAAGGACGGCAAGCCGACTTTCGCCGGCAACGAATATGCCGGGCTGTCGGAAACCTGCCTCCACTACATCGGCGGCGTCATCAAACATGCGAAGGCCCTGAACGCCTTCACCAACCCGACGACCAACAGCTACAAGCGCCTGGTCCCGGGCTTCGAGGCTCCGGTCCTGCTGGCCTACTCCGCCCGCAACCGTTCTGCTTCGTGTCGCATCCCCTACGGCGCGGGCGACAAGGCGAAGCGGGTCGAGTTCCGCTTCCCCGATGCGCTCGCCAACCCGTATCTGTCGTTCGCGGCCCTGCTCATGGCGGGTATCGACGGCATCGAGAACAAGATCCATCCCGGCGACGCGATGGACAAGAACCTCTACGACCTGCCGCCTGCCGAACTGGCGGACGTGCCGACCGTTTGCGGCAGCCTGCGCGAAGCGCTGGAAGCGCTGGAAGCCGACCACGACTTCCTGCTGAAGGGCGACGTGTTCTCGAAGGACCAGCTCGATGCCTACATGGAACTGAAATGGGACGAGGTGCTCCGCCTGGAGACCACGCCCAGCCCGGTCGAATTCGACATGTATTACAGCTCCTGA
- a CDS encoding leucyl aminopeptidase family protein gives MNDIKDLIQPDRDQNAVPIHLVNEDGFAEWSKSLTAGQRASLEGQKFTGKGYQVAIVPDGDGWFAVGGVADPDALSSWCMAKLAEMLPEGTYRRANGEPGPAMHGWLTAQYRFTRYKDDETAAGPRILLTKQVKAIEPAIAEAAAVMQVMRMVDTPAEDMGPAAIEAECEALVKAHGATMDVVKGDALEQGYPMVHAVGRAADRKHAPRLMHLKWGKESDPVVAIVGKGVCFDSGGLDVKSAAGMKLMKKDMGGSAHAIALAGLVMQANLPVRLHLLVPAVENAISSNAFRPGDVLNSRKGLTVEIGNTDAEGRLILGDALTRASEENPELIIDFATLTGAARVALGPDLPALMTRRDETAADLIAAGKANDDEPWRLPLPDAYREYLASDIADTNNAHGNAYAGASVAGLFLDKFVGDGIDWAHFDTFGWRPFPKPGRPKGGAAYGLRASYHMLLGRYGAD, from the coding sequence ATGAATGACATCAAAGACCTGATCCAGCCCGACCGCGACCAGAACGCCGTCCCCATCCACCTCGTCAATGAAGACGGTTTTGCAGAATGGTCGAAAAGCCTGACGGCGGGACAACGCGCCTCGCTGGAAGGGCAGAAATTTACGGGCAAGGGGTATCAGGTCGCGATCGTGCCGGACGGTGACGGATGGTTCGCCGTCGGGGGCGTTGCCGATCCCGATGCCTTGTCGAGCTGGTGCATGGCGAAGCTGGCGGAAATGCTGCCTGAGGGCACCTATCGCCGCGCCAATGGCGAACCGGGCCCGGCCATGCATGGCTGGCTGACCGCGCAGTATCGCTTTACCAGGTACAAGGATGACGAAACTGCCGCCGGTCCCCGTATCCTGCTGACGAAGCAGGTGAAGGCCATAGAGCCTGCCATCGCGGAGGCGGCGGCCGTCATGCAGGTCATGCGCATGGTCGACACGCCGGCAGAGGACATGGGCCCCGCCGCGATCGAGGCGGAATGCGAAGCGCTGGTGAAGGCACACGGCGCGACGATGGACGTCGTGAAGGGCGATGCCCTGGAACAGGGCTATCCCATGGTCCACGCCGTCGGCCGCGCTGCCGACCGCAAGCATGCCCCCCGCCTGATGCATCTGAAATGGGGCAAGGAAAGCGATCCCGTCGTCGCCATCGTCGGCAAGGGCGTGTGCTTCGATTCCGGCGGGCTGGACGTCAAGTCCGCGGCCGGCATGAAGCTGATGAAGAAGGACATGGGCGGCAGCGCCCACGCGATCGCGCTGGCCGGTCTCGTCATGCAGGCCAATTTACCCGTGCGCCTGCACCTGCTGGTCCCGGCGGTGGAAAATGCCATTTCCTCCAACGCCTTCCGCCCGGGCGATGTGCTTAATTCGCGTAAAGGTCTGACAGTGGAAATCGGTAATACCGATGCCGAGGGACGCCTGATCCTGGGCGATGCGCTGACCCGCGCCAGCGAGGAAAATCCCGAACTCATCATCGACTTCGCCACGCTTACCGGCGCGGCCCGCGTTGCTTTGGGGCCGGACCTGCCTGCGCTGATGACGCGGCGCGACGAAACCGCTGCCGACCTCATCGCGGCGGGCAAGGCGAATGACGACGAACCGTGGCGCCTGCCGCTGCCCGATGCCTACCGCGAGTATCTCGCCAGCGACATTGCCGACACCAACAACGCGCATGGAAATGCCTATGCCGGTGCCAGCGTGGCGGGACTGTTCCTCGACAAGTTCGTGGGCGACGGAATCGACTGGGCGCATTTCGACACCTTCGGCTGGCGCCCCTTCCCCAAGCCCGGCCGGCCCAAGGGCGGTGCCGCCTATGGCCTTCGCGCGAGCTATCACATGCTGCTCGGCCGGTACGGGGCCGACTAG
- the map gene encoding type I methionyl aminopeptidase: MTEYQTITAADEVQRDGTIKLHDESGFEGMRKAGRLAAEILDEVTTMVEPGVTTEALDTAIRGMMLDAGAVPATLGYRGYTHSSCISLNHVICHGIPSDKVLKDGDILNIDITPLLDGWHGDTSRMFFAGEPSLKAKRLVDVTHECLMLGIEAASRPGARLGDIGAVIADHAKQYRYGVVREFCGHGLGRMFHDEPEVVHQAEAGTGPELKPGMFFTIEPMINLGRPWAKILKDGWTAVTRDKSLSAQFEHSIGLTENGAEIFTKSPKGLDKPPY, translated from the coding sequence ATGACCGAATATCAGACCATTACCGCCGCCGACGAAGTCCAGCGCGACGGCACGATCAAGCTGCATGACGAGAGCGGCTTCGAAGGGATGCGCAAGGCCGGGCGCCTGGCTGCCGAAATCCTCGACGAGGTGACCACCATGGTCGAACCGGGCGTGACGACCGAAGCGCTCGATACGGCCATTCGTGGCATGATGCTGGACGCTGGAGCAGTGCCCGCTACGCTGGGCTATCGCGGTTACACGCACAGCAGCTGCATTTCGCTGAACCATGTCATCTGCCACGGCATCCCGTCGGACAAGGTGCTGAAGGACGGCGATATCCTGAACATCGATATCACGCCGCTGCTGGACGGCTGGCATGGCGACACCAGCCGCATGTTCTTCGCCGGCGAGCCGTCGCTGAAAGCGAAGCGGCTGGTCGACGTGACGCATGAATGCCTGATGCTGGGGATCGAGGCTGCGTCCCGCCCCGGAGCGCGGCTGGGCGATATCGGCGCCGTCATTGCGGACCATGCGAAGCAGTATCGCTACGGCGTGGTGCGCGAGTTCTGCGGACACGGGCTTGGCCGGATGTTCCACGACGAACCCGAAGTCGTCCACCAGGCAGAGGCCGGGACGGGGCCGGAGCTGAAACCCGGCATGTTCTTCACCATCGAACCGATGATCAATCTCGGCCGTCCCTGGGCCAAGATCCTGAAGGATGGCTGGACCGCCGTGACGCGGGACAAGTCGCTGTCGGCCCAGTTCGAACACTCGATCGGCTTGACCGAGAACGGTGCCGAGATCTTCACCAAGAGCCCCAAGGGGCTGGACAAGCCGCCTTACTGA
- a CDS encoding translocation/assembly module TamB domain-containing protein, with translation MAGEEQGDTMSEEHVEAAPDTGNQTGRSRHFLRHWKRVLLGIAAFLLLALALLVAFLGTEQGSGFIRDQLDDRFIGDTLRIDVEDIEGSVYGRPTLVGTTITTYDPVLSQDGEIIPGRRGPRRMEIYLERTTVDADLLRYLRTSVPGLVFGRLSERMQRFVGYNSEMDEAQLRLRDVDIAGGELRFLSDRESPDTGSDPIPQIDLGIEQLTITDFLIPAGTLTQEDLLLALDGTVVLDDGRAMARGSGTVGDDRFALDLNYKTDAPFQLSLDVEATDGGPLTALAGLDGAYDARIRGRGTMDDWTGYALASRGGDRIGAFRILKRGERASLSGIANPGSFLVGIPAQALGERVRIGAVADLADLLDTERRTLDGAFSLTGAGVRANGSGMVDLAQAAFDGFDFEAVLTDSDLLGDTATLEDARIEGQLNGPLANLSIRHSLSASRIVAGAVELADVAQTGEATYANGRFVLPLQLSVGRILTGNEMADPRLTDGTIAGNLVYSGDTLASDRLDISFPGADARFSLNANLATQSVRLRGPAAINRVPIETLGIVNGGGRIDFAYSGDGSWTLTSDFDAAVPVVTNDTIANLAGPRLDLAGGVTLTSAGPITFRQVRLDSRDLDLVLDGRVNDGETSVAGTGRHTQYGAFTVEAALTGRGPEAILVFAEPLPAAGLRDVRVALSPTEEGFAIETQGQSMLGAFDGVLGLVSPADGPTRIAIERLTVAETEVTGALALGDGGISGDLALVGGGVDGTIALAPRGGGQGFTVDLEASNARFGGETPLVIAQGSIQGSGVFAGGISDPGTTADAMITAQGVSYGSLFIGRLAANAQLRGGLGEITASVSGRRDSRFALQLNAQVAPERISVAARGEYAGERISMPRRAVLTSTGDGWQLAPTQVDFAGGTTQVEAEFGGSRTRVNLALDRMPLTLTDIVLDELGLGGTISGTVVYDAPAGGLPSGEARVSVDGLTRSGLVLASRPIDLSLVGRLTAERLEARAVLDDEGGQRGRVQMLVSNLPQSGDLVSRLQAGDLLAELRYRGPAAALWRLAAIDAFDFTGPASVAANVTGTLANPQLSGSLASDSLRVQSALSGTDIRDVSVRGNFAGSRLRLTRFSGTAANGGSVSGSGYVDLANLGAGRGPEMDIRVAASNARLLDARGLSATLTGPLRIVSDGVGGTIAGRVTVNRASWAFGVADEDVSLPEIPTEEINLPFDIAPPTPSGAPWRYLINAVAPSRVDVDGMGLDSEWSADIRLRGTTDDPRIGGEARVVRGFYSFAGTRFELTRGRIEFDENGPIDPQIDIIAETQDNGIDVEVSVQGNGQNPDISFSSTPALPEEEILARLLFGGSVTDLSATDAVQLGAALASLRGGGGGLDPINQLRTAIGLDRLRIVGADPALNRGTGVALGKNFGRRFYVELITDGRGYTATELEFRVTSWLSLLAAVSSIGRESAVAEISRDY, from the coding sequence ATGGCGGGCGAGGAGCAGGGCGACACCATGTCCGAAGAGCACGTGGAGGCGGCACCGGACACGGGCAACCAGACGGGCCGTTCCCGGCATTTTCTGCGACACTGGAAGCGGGTCTTGCTGGGCATCGCTGCGTTCCTGCTTCTTGCACTCGCATTGCTCGTGGCGTTTCTCGGCACGGAGCAGGGTAGCGGTTTCATCCGTGACCAGCTTGACGACCGGTTTATCGGCGACACTCTGCGTATCGATGTCGAGGATATCGAGGGCAGCGTTTACGGCCGGCCCACGCTGGTCGGGACGACGATTACCACTTACGATCCCGTCCTGTCGCAGGATGGAGAAATCATACCGGGGCGGCGCGGGCCACGGCGGATGGAGATATACCTCGAACGCACGACCGTGGATGCCGATCTCCTGCGTTATCTCCGGACGAGCGTTCCGGGTCTCGTCTTCGGGCGCCTCAGCGAACGAATGCAGCGGTTCGTCGGCTACAACAGCGAGATGGACGAGGCGCAGCTTCGCCTGCGCGATGTCGATATCGCAGGCGGCGAACTGCGCTTCCTGTCCGACCGTGAAAGCCCCGATACCGGGAGCGACCCGATACCCCAGATCGATCTCGGTATCGAACAGCTGACGATCACGGATTTCCTGATCCCGGCCGGTACGCTGACGCAGGAAGACCTGCTGCTGGCACTGGATGGCACGGTGGTACTGGACGACGGCCGGGCCATGGCGCGCGGCAGTGGGACGGTTGGCGACGACCGGTTCGCACTCGACCTCAATTACAAGACGGACGCGCCGTTCCAGTTGTCGCTCGACGTCGAAGCGACCGATGGCGGACCGCTGACGGCGCTCGCCGGCCTCGACGGAGCATATGATGCGCGCATCCGTGGCCGCGGGACGATGGACGACTGGACCGGCTATGCGCTCGCCTCGCGCGGCGGCGACAGGATCGGCGCCTTCCGCATCCTGAAGCGCGGCGAACGCGCCAGCTTGTCCGGCATCGCCAATCCGGGATCGTTCCTGGTCGGCATCCCGGCACAAGCGCTGGGCGAAAGAGTCCGGATCGGCGCAGTTGCCGATCTTGCGGACCTCCTGGATACCGAACGCCGCACGCTGGACGGGGCGTTCTCCCTGACGGGCGCCGGCGTGCGGGCGAACGGAAGCGGCATGGTCGACCTGGCGCAGGCGGCTTTCGACGGTTTCGATTTCGAAGCGGTGCTGACGGACAGCGACCTGCTGGGCGACACGGCGACGCTGGAAGATGCCCGGATCGAAGGACAGCTCAACGGGCCGCTTGCCAATCTGAGCATTCGTCACTCGCTCAGCGCCAGCCGCATCGTGGCCGGCGCGGTCGAACTGGCGGACGTGGCACAAACCGGCGAGGCGACTTACGCCAACGGCCGCTTCGTTCTCCCTCTCCAATTGTCCGTCGGACGCATCCTGACCGGCAACGAGATGGCCGATCCGCGCCTGACCGACGGGACGATTGCAGGCAATCTCGTCTATTCGGGCGATACGCTGGCCTCCGACAGGCTCGACATATCCTTCCCCGGTGCAGATGCGCGCTTCAGCCTCAATGCCAATCTGGCGACCCAGTCCGTCCGCCTGCGCGGCCCGGCGGCCATCAACCGCGTTCCGATCGAGACTCTGGGCATCGTAAACGGCGGGGGCCGCATCGATTTCGCCTATAGCGGCGATGGCAGCTGGACGCTGACTTCCGATTTCGATGCCGCCGTGCCGGTCGTCACGAACGATACGATTGCCAACCTTGCCGGACCACGGCTCGACCTGGCAGGCGGCGTCACGTTGACCAGCGCAGGCCCGATCACCTTCCGGCAGGTGCGCCTCGATTCGCGCGATCTCGACCTGGTGCTGGACGGTCGGGTCAATGACGGGGAAACATCGGTCGCGGGCACCGGGCGGCACACGCAATACGGCGCCTTCACGGTCGAGGCCGCGCTGACCGGGCGCGGGCCGGAGGCTATCCTCGTTTTCGCAGAGCCGCTTCCGGCCGCAGGATTGCGCGACGTGCGCGTCGCTCTGTCGCCGACCGAAGAAGGTTTCGCCATCGAAACGCAAGGGCAATCGATGCTGGGCGCATTCGACGGTGTCCTCGGCCTCGTCTCGCCTGCCGACGGCCCGACCCGCATCGCGATCGAACGCCTGACCGTGGCGGAAACGGAAGTGACGGGTGCGCTTGCCCTGGGCGATGGCGGTATATCGGGCGATCTCGCCCTGGTCGGCGGAGGCGTCGATGGAACGATCGCCCTGGCCCCGCGCGGCGGCGGGCAGGGCTTCACTGTCGACCTCGAAGCCAGCAATGCACGCTTCGGCGGGGAAACGCCGCTGGTGATCGCGCAGGGCAGTATCCAGGGGAGCGGGGTCTTTGCCGGCGGCATTTCCGATCCCGGGACCACCGCCGATGCGATGATCACAGCGCAAGGTGTCAGCTACGGGTCGCTCTTCATCGGGCGACTAGCGGCCAATGCGCAGCTTCGCGGCGGACTGGGCGAAATAACCGCATCGGTCAGCGGACGGCGTGACAGTCGCTTCGCACTGCAACTGAATGCGCAGGTCGCCCCGGAACGCATCAGCGTCGCCGCGCGCGGCGAATATGCCGGAGAGCGGATTTCGATGCCGCGCCGCGCGGTCCTGACCAGCACCGGCGATGGCTGGCAACTGGCGCCGACGCAGGTCGATTTTGCCGGCGGCACCACGCAGGTAGAGGCCGAATTCGGCGGCAGCCGGACGCGGGTCAATCTCGCGCTCGACCGGATGCCGCTGACCCTGACCGACATCGTGCTCGACGAATTGGGGCTGGGCGGCACGATTTCCGGCACGGTCGTCTACGACGCCCCGGCAGGCGGACTTCCCAGCGGTGAAGCACGCGTGTCGGTCGACGGGCTGACCCGCTCGGGCCTCGTCCTCGCCTCGCGGCCCATAGACCTGTCCCTTGTCGGCAGGCTGACGGCAGAACGGCTGGAAGCGCGCGCAGTTCTCGACGACGAAGGCGGCCAGCGGGGCCGGGTGCAGATGCTTGTCAGCAACCTGCCCCAAAGCGGTGACCTGGTTTCGCGCCTGCAGGCGGGCGACCTCCTCGCGGAACTGCGGTATCGGGGGCCGGCGGCTGCCCTGTGGCGCCTCGCCGCGATCGACGCATTCGACTTCACCGGCCCGGCCTCGGTCGCGGCCAACGTGACAGGCACGCTGGCGAATCCGCAATTGAGCGGATCCCTCGCCAGCGACAGCCTCCGGGTGCAGAGCGCGCTTTCGGGGACCGATATCCGCGACGTCAGCGTCCGCGGCAACTTTGCGGGTTCGCGCCTTCGCCTGACGCGCTTCAGCGGCACGGCCGCCAATGGCGGCTCTGTTTCGGGCAGCGGATATGTCGATCTTGCCAATCTGGGCGCGGGCCGTGGGCCGGAGATGGATATCAGGGTCGCGGCCAGTAACGCGCGTCTGCTGGATGCACGCGGGCTCAGCGCTACGCTGACCGGGCCGTTGCGGATCGTCTCCGACGGTGTGGGCGGCACGATTGCCGGCCGCGTGACGGTAAACCGGGCCAGCTGGGCATTCGGCGTGGCCGACGAGGATGTCAGTCTGCCGGAAATCCCGACCGAGGAAATCAACCTGCCGTTCGATATCGCGCCGCCGACACCGTCGGGCGCGCCGTGGCGCTACCTCATCAATGCCGTTGCGCCGAGCAGGGTCGATGTCGACGGCATGGGGCTGGACAGCGAATGGAGCGCCGATATTCGCCTGCGCGGCACGACCGACGATCCGCGCATCGGTGGCGAGGCGCGTGTCGTGCGTGGCTTCTACAGCTTTGCCGGCACCCGTTTCGAACTGACTCGCGGCCGCATCGAGTTCGATGAAAACGGGCCGATCGACCCGCAGATCGACATCATCGCGGAAACGCAGGACAACGGTATCGATGTCGAGGTGTCGGTGCAGGGCAACGGTCAGAATCCTGACATCAGCTTCAGTTCGACCCCCGCGCTGCCGGAAGAGGAAATCCTTGCAAGGCTGCTGTTTGGCGGGTCCGTCACCGACCTGTCGGCAACGGACGCGGTGCAACTGGGTGCGGCGCTTGCATCCTTGCGCGGCGGCGGCGGCGGGCTGGACCCGATCAACCAGTTGCGGACGGCTATCGGGCTCGACCGCCTGCGCATTGTCGGTGCAGATCCCGCCTTGAACCGCGGCACGGGTGTCGCGCTGGGCAAGAATTTCGGGCGCCGTTTCTATGTCGAACTGATTACGGACGGACGCGGCTATACCGCGACCGAACTGGAGTTCCGCGTAACCAGCTGGCTGTCACTGCTGGCAGCGGTCTCCAGTATTGGAAGGGAAAGCGCAGTCGCGGAAATCAGCCGCGACTACTGA